The genomic DNA TGCGATTCTGGAAAATGGCACGAAGCACCAAGTCATTAAATGGAGCCTTTTTCCAGTCCAGAGGCAAAAAACCGAGCGTTGCAAGCACTCGTCGGTATTCGAAGTACCTGTAAGCCTGAAACAATAGGACTATGGATATATAGACGAATAACATCGCGAAGATGGCGAATGCTGCTGCGGTACCCCTGCTGGCTCTTTCACTCCAAGCTTGAACCATGCAGATTGTCGCCAAAAGCACGCACACGATAACAATCACAGTGGCGTAAACGGTAGAAAACGCATTCTTTAGTTTGGAAGACATCGTGGCGAAGTATATCGTTCGCTGGGATAGGTGTTGAGATCAGGCGATAGCGCTCATTGATGTTTTGAGTGCAATGGCGATTTGACGCCAACTCCGACGCTACAATTGGCCTGTGATTGATGTTGATTCACCTGGCTTCAAGCGCTCTCTGGCGGAGGCGATTTCGTGGTGCGCTACTCTTCCACTCACAACTCACATAGATGAGCCTGCAGTCATTCGCTATCGTCGTGCTTTAGTTGAAAAGTCTCATCGACTCTTTCGGCGGGGGTACGAGAGACTGCGATACAACTGGCAAGAGCTTACGCAGAGTGATGAATGGCATCAGTCGAGAGCCATGCTGCAAGAAGCAGATCCGCTTTCACTTTCGACCCTTGATGCCCAACTTAGAAGCGCAGCTTTGAAACCTAGCTTTGCTATGGATGAATTTGCTAATGATGAAAGCTGGGCAGACGCTGTAGCCGAGGTAGTTGCAAAACGTTCTCAATTGCTCGACGCGGTGTTTCCAGAGGATGAAGCTAGTGCTCAAGACCAAGGGCGTCTGCTGGTATTTGTTCCCGGTGAAACGTTGATGGATGGCGGGGCAAAATACAGCTCAAACGGATTCTTTGATGTGAACAATGTGCCTCCCTGGGATACTTGGGTCTCCTTCTCTGACCGAACTCTAGTGAGTTGGGTGCCATCTGTGCTGGTGGAAACAGCTCAGCGGGGCATTGACGTCAATCCCGAAGCTTGCATCAGTTGGATCGACTGAGTCCCCCTCAGTTCCTGATAACAGGCGTTTACACGTTTTGACCGCTCGGGTTGATTGTGTAATGGCGATGTTACGCCCACTGTCCTTCCTCTGAACGTGCTTGACATGGGATCGCAGTACCAGACGTTTCAAAAACTTACGAATTGACCCGCAATTTACCTCTTGTGTATGGCCGCCCAAACGGAATGGTCGTGTATTGATGGACATGTCAAGAATCGTAACTAGCCTGCTAGTCGCAGCCGTGAGCTGCGGCCTTTCTTTCGCGCAAGCTCGGTCGGACGTAAGAGTCCTTGTGCTCAACTACAGAACGGACGTAAGAGTCCTTGTGCTCAACTACAGAACCGGACACCCGGTGAAGGGATGGGAAGTCGGGCTACATACAGGCACCGGTTGGGTGGTCGGCAGAACCGCGAAAACCGGCGAAGCAGTGTTCCGTATCTTCGACCCCGTACCGCAAACCCTGAGCATTGATCCTGAGGCAGGCGGGTGGTCTGCATGGTCCTGCACACAGGAATATTCATTTCAAACCTCGGAGGTATTGCAGACTGGGATAGCGGGAAAAGTTTTCAATCATCCTTTCTGCCGGACGCACATATCGTCAACCGCAGCACACGCAGGGGAAATCGTTATCTATGTGCGCCGTCTGAATCCATGGCTCACATTCCGCCGCGTTCTTTGGGAAACCTTCTACGGCTGAAGTCACCTGCTGAAATCAAGGCGTTATCACTCATTGACCCCGGCCTTGAATCGCTCATACACCTCCCATCCGGGATCGTATGCCGAATGAATCTCGATCGGGAATGCTGGCATTCCTGCAAATGCGTAATTGAGTCGGCTCATGAATTCATTTTCAGATTTTGCGTAATAAGTCCATTCTCGCAAGCCTTCACCGGTAGATACCAGTGTTAGCGTGGCAAAACCATCTTCGTTGAGAATCGACTCCAGAGCGTCTTCCAACAGGTTCATCCGTTGGTGGTCTTCGTCCATTGGTTGGCCGTTCTCGGATGGGTATTTCCACACGATGATGAATCGAAGGGGCTGACAGGCTCGGTCAAAAGACGCTCGCAATTCCTTGGCATAGC from Terriglobales bacterium includes the following:
- a CDS encoding DUF695 domain-containing protein; amino-acid sequence: MAIDSGVQVWATAISTNEHNGRKIIFRYAKELRASFDRACQPLRFIIVWKYPSENGQPMDEDHQRMNLLEDALESILNEDGFATLTLVSTGEGLREWTYYAKSENEFMSRLNYAFAGMPAFPIEIHSAYDPGWEVYERFKAGVNE